The Triticum urartu cultivar G1812 chromosome 6, Tu2.1, whole genome shotgun sequence genome includes the window TACTTATCTAAAAGAACATATGTAGAAACATATGAATTTTATTTCTGAATACCATTACAGAAGTACTAAAAAAAGAAGAGCTCATTACACAAGAATCCAGGAAGAACCCATCAATTCTGCGCTGGAGCGAGAGATGTGCAGGCAGATCAAATAGTAGATTCGAGCAAGAAGGATGTACTACCTGAAATGGGAAATAAGGAGGCCGATCCGACGAGTCCCACCCAAGCTGTGGAAGGAGCAGCGGCAGCGGCTGCAGAAGGACTCAACGGACCAGACGCCATCATGGACCTGGTAGGTGACGATGACGTGGTAGTGGTGGAAGCCGCTGCCAAGGCCGACTGCGCCTGCGGCGTCCTCGTCGTCCTCCAAGGTGATGACGACGGCCGGGTCGGCATTGAGCCAGTGGTCGTGGTTCTGATAAAAACTACAGGAAACTTGATTACTTCTCAATACTGTGCAGTCACACTTTCAGAAAACCTATCTATGTATATACAAACTTGAAAGATTAGCCCTGCAAAGGTTCAGTGGATCCAAATAAACCTGCACATCAGAAAACTAGAGGAACAGACCATCAACACGTATATACCTAGTCAATAAAATATGCATGCAAAGTCGTACTGATGTATACATGCTCTCACATCAGAATTCAGAAACATCAGAGTCTTGCTGCATCTCAAAATCAAGCTGATCTAACATGTAGGCACTGATTAACAAATCCAATAATACTAATGCAATTGTAATCATACGGCAGAATAGATCGTTCCACATTTCCAGTGAAAGCATTGTACATAGCAAAACAAACTGAAACCCAATAAGACACTATTATAGTACAGGACGACGGCGTCTATTGCGCATCTGGAAAACAAGGTGACATAGTGCAGGTTCAAAAGTTTCCTATCAATCATGATATGTTTGTACAATGGTTGGTGTATGCTGAGCTCGGCACTGTATGATGTATAACAGATGCTGTATAATAGAGAAGAACGGCAAAAAAATTTGGTGGCATTGAGCTGTTGATAGAAGTATGCAAAAGCGCTACTCAGTTGCTAGCAAGATGAATCAACAAGAACTATGAAGGTTGGAGTCTAGAAAGGTATTCCCAGTTACAAATAGACTACGACAGCAGTTAAGCTATGCATCATTCTTGGCGCTGGATCTCATCCCTGTCATTTTTAGCAATCACTTCACGTGGAAGAAGTAAAGCATGTCAGTTGTACTGATTTTCAAACACACAAAAATGAAGGAGCAAAAGGCAGCCAAAATATAACTGCAGGGCCCTCTTAACACATAATGTTTGTGCCTAATCTGTTAATAAGCTTCTGCATGATCAAGGagattttactactccctccgtcccataatataagaaatTTCTTGCACATAATGCTTGGAGATTTATTGTGGATTAATACATTTGTCCAGCTTAGTGGAGTCCTTAAACAAGCAATGACATTTTATCAATGTTGAACAAGCAACTCCAGTATAAATTTGAACAAGCAATGGTATTAGTCAATGCTGGAGATACAGTCAAACTGTAATCACAAAGCTTGTCAATGCTTGTTAATGCTTGTTAATGCTTGAGATAAATTTGTCAATGCTGGAGATAAATTTGTCAATGGTATTTGTCAATGCTGGAGATAAATTTGAACAAGCAACTCCAGTATTTGTCAATGCTTGTTAATTCTACTGCTGAAGCCTGCCTAAATGCAGGAAGGCATCACGATTCAGGGGAGGCACATGAGTACTGAATTCTCACCATTGGTACGGGAATGGTGGTTCTCTGCAGTCGGCAGGTCTCGGAAGACCCTGACAGGGTACAGGGCGGCGACCTGGGCTACCATGGACTGCTGCCTCGTCCTGAGCAGCCTCTGCAGATCCCCAAGCCGCGCCTTCTCCGCGGATTTCAACTCTTTGGCTTCCTACGATCAATCAGGAGGAGACGGATTAGATATTGGACCAAACGCAGGCAGCTAGAATACCCAATGCATTCCGGTGTCGTGTGGAGAGGAAGAAACGGGTGGGCGCGCAGGTACCTGCACTTGGCGGTGCGCGGCGGCGAGGGCCCTGGAGAGCGGCAGCACCCACTCGATCTGCGCCTGCATCTGCTCCTTGCACCATTCCACGCCCTCGGCGGCCCTCCGCCTGGCGACAGCGAGCTCGTCCACGCGCGCCCGTCGCCGCTCCAGCTGCCGGCTCAGCTCGTCCAGCGCCGCGCCCTGCCGCACCGACTCCCTCCTCAcctgcagcagcagcagcaggatcAGGCCACGCTCGACAAAAGGGGGCGCGACGAGCGGGGCGGAAGCAAAGCGAGCGAGCGAGAAGCATTCTCACCTCGAGCGCGGCCTCGAGGCGGCGCGCTAGGCGTGCCCGTTCCTCCGCCGCGGCGGCGAGCTCCGTGGCGAGGGCGCCGGCCCGCTCGAGGCTTCCCCAGAGGTCCGGCCATGCGACCGACTTCTCGGAGTTGGGATCCGGCCCGGCCCTGGCGCTCATCCCGGCGCGCGAGATGGAGATTGTACTAGTAggcggcccgcggcggcggcgcccaTGGTCCTGGCCCGCCGTGACGAGGCCGGGGCTGAGGCGTGTGTCGTACTACTGGTAACTGGCGGCGGGATGGGGAAGGAGGGGGCGGCGACGTGGGGCCGTCGTTGTCGATCTGGATCGGGGTGAGGGATTGGGGTGGGTGGCGGATCTGCAGCGAAAGAATGGAGGCGGGGGAGGGAGGAATGAGAGAAAGAATGGAGGCGGGCGTGGGGGGGTGGGTGGAAAATGTCCATGAGGACAGACCTAGGGTTTCGGCTTGGGTGGGTTTGGGCCGTTGGATCCGGAAGCATCCTACGGTGGTTGATGCGTGATCCGCGTGATATGCCCATGGTCCAATCAGAATGCAGCAAACCATTTGATGACCATATGACCATATAAATTGGTCGTGATCGATTCAAGATAAAAAAATTCATTCCTTTTTCAGTGctcaaaatgagtttttttgtgaaagtccattcaaatatttgttcaaatgatctcatattgtgcacaattgtgcatcttggaattccaaacaatgttgcctaagggagttttcattttccttggacgaaaaattcattttccatttttgagtgcccaaaatgagttttattgtgaaggacctataatatatttgttgcaaaattgtactaaatcaattttctaaaatactaggacatatttaatgcacaattgaccaaatgtttgggtgtaaaaagttttgatccacctctcgtgaaaaagacaaatttccgccgattcagctggaagcgggtcaaatttggactgcagctgcctcatagtttgctatttattttttacaaaaatcatttctaggtacataagtatctatttaatcagagaaacaccaaattttttccaagattcaaccactagctaggaacggtcaagcccgccgttttgaccgcattttcaaacgggcataaaaaattcaaaaaaaattaaaaaatttggaaaccttcgcattgtgtcattatatgtggccaagttcccaagaaaaataacaaacttgtaatacgacaattattttaaaaaagtgttctcagaaatgagctatcatctctgaagattcatggctttcaagccaaatgatcaatcttatggccacattcgtggcatagtttgttcaaatgatctcatattgtgcacaagggtgcatattggaatggcaaacaatgttgcctaaggaagttttcattttctttggatgaaaaaaaccatttttcattttctgagtgcccgaaaggaggtttttttgtgaaggaattaccaaataattgttgcaaaattggaccaaatcaattttctaaaatactaggacaaatttaatgcacaattgatcaaatggttgggtgtaaaaagttttgatccacctctcgtgaaaaagacaaatttccgccgattcacttggaagcgggtcaaatttgaactgcagctgcctcatagtttgctatttattttttccaaaaatcaattatagttacataaggacctatttaatcataaatacatggtttggtggcaatacgtcgaggtttgggcggtggccgagggcacCAACTCTAGAGCAcctaaactcgcatgcccgtcgcgtggtcaccgcgtgaccgtaatgttgccatgtgttctgggcggcctaggcatgtctagtgggttgggcactccccaggttggtgttaggaagaaaattacaacataagattctcacgaggagaccgatcgatgctcaaacatgaattagcaaacaagtgtttgattagcggtacgggaaatgcacatggccaatgggcgtgtcattatatgtggccaagttcccatgaaaaataacaaacttgtaatacggcaattattttaaaaaagtgttctcagaaatgagctatcatctctgaagattcatggctttcaagccaaatgatcaatcttatggccacattcgtggcatagtttgttcaaatgatctcatattgtgcacaagggtgcatattgcaatggcaaacaatgtttcctaaggaagttttcattttctttggacgaaaaaaccatttttcattttccgagtgcccgaaaggaggtttttttgtgaaggaactaccaaataattgttgcaaaattggaccagatcaattttctaaaatactaggacatatttaatgcacaattgaaaaaatggttgggtgtaaaaagttttgatccacctctcgtgaaaaagacaaatttccgccgattcagttggaagcgggtcaaatttgaactgcagctgcctcatagtttgctatttattttttacaaaaatcatttctaggtacataagtatctatttaatcagagaaacaccaaaagttttccaagattcaaccactagctaggaacggtcaagcccgccgttttgaccgcattttgaaacgggcataaaaaattcaaaaaaaatcaaaaaattgggaaacctttgcattgtgtcattatatgtggccaagttcccatgaaaaataacaaacttgtaatacggcaattattttaaaaaagtgttctcagaaatgagctatcatctctgaagattcatggctttcaagccaaatgatcaatcttatggccccattcgtggcatagtttgttcaaatgatctcatattgtgcacaagggtgcatattggaatggcaaacaatgttgcctaaggaagttttcattttctttggatgaaaaaaaccatttttcattttccgagtgcccgaaaggaggtttttttgtgaaggaactaccaaataattgttgcaaaattggaccaaatcaattttctaaaatactaggacatatttaattcacaattgacaaaatggttgggtgtaaaaagttttgatccacctctcgtgaaaaagacaaatttccgccgattcagctggaagcgggtcaaatttgaactgcagctgcctcatagtttgctatttatttttttccaaaaatcatttatagttacataaggacctatttaatcataaatacatggtttggtggcgatacgtcgaggtttgggcggtggccgagggcacCAACTCTAGAGcacgtaaactcgcatgcccgtcgcgtggtcaccgcgtgaccgtaatgttgccatgtgttctgggcggcctaggcatgtctagtgggttgggcactccccaggttggtgttAGGAataaaattacaacataagattctcacgaggagaccgatcgatgctcaaacatgaattagcagacaagtgtttgattagcggtacgggaaatgcacatggccaatgggcgtgagttttggctgaggatgatcatctactaaggagaatgtcttcacaaattttgagatcaaaaggaggatcctaggtggtacttgcgtTGCAAAGTACCATGCTGgaaaaaaatatgaatgttgaagctgggctcaaaataatgaatggagtgagctgaaattttgtggaggatggttatttgggcataggaaagcattgtagaaaattgataccatttggacatgccaaagtagtacttccttcacaatgctcttatatggacagaaacttgggaaaactagtgagagagatttgatgaatgaaatgagctcaaaattggtgtaggtaagttacttaggtatggtcatgcgctggtaaattttcagatcatttgggtaagcctagctagtacttacttcacaaagcttctctcgaggtagaaactttggaaatttcccgagaaagatttactaggaaaattgagctgaatattatcatgtggcaatgatttgggtatggaagagtgcccgaaaagtttgagggtaataggaggggtctatataacacttgctttgcaacgtgccaatttggccataaaatataaattgaacctgggctcacatagatgatttgactgagctgcaatttggaggagggtgataatttgggcatatgaaggaaatgtataaatttcatgtcatttagagatataaaaaaggtacttccttcacaatgcttccaGGTGGATAAAAACTTCGGAAATTTGCCGaagaagatttgctaggcaaatggagctgaattttgtcatgcggtaatgatttggacaGGAAAGAGTGctcaaaaattccgagggcaatcaagaatatataaatagcacttccttcataaagtgttgttgtgaatagaataggaaaatgaatattgttgaattagtttcgaactaggaaaggaaggatttttacatatttgatgaagatatgccccaaagaatttatgagatttttttgggaattttgggaatgatagaaatataggttgcttcacaacctagggcaaaaactgccacatggacatgacacataggcaaaactgatgagatggcacctagtcatcacaacccaccacaatctacaaggctatgaccatctatattggtcattaacaactagaaataaggcagcggactagcactatTTGCTTTGTGACagtttcgtgtaaggaaattacgacctttctgaccaaaatggtcgcaatggtttagggtttggagccccctgaacagcttttgaccaattggtctaaaatggtcataaatttatgaccaattcttcgagggtcactgacagaaggtcataagttgacatatttcttgtagtggccctgcgtgcacctttgatgcagatggaccgcttgatgacttccagccgtgggcaggcatccacaagccgcctcaccaggccgaagtagctgttgggaagggtgttgccaggccacatccagactataaagcccttcatggcctattcggccgccttgtgtagcccgaccagctgctttagcagGTCGCTCatgggcaccgggtgttcggccccagtatactgggaccagaacaacttctccgttgagcttccctccccggcctggtaaaactgtgcggcatccgacacgctgcggggcaaatctgcgaacgctcctggagagctccggattcgggtaagtaacaagtaatttactttcacatgctttctctgcataaagaatgccttacctgccgctattttcttcatcgcctcaatctcctggagggctttttgggcttcagccttggcattttTCGTGCTTTCAAGGGCCAGGACAAgatcggactctcgcgtcttcgagtcacgctccgacgcctcatgcttcgacacgagagcttggagctcttgctgcacctcacccacctgtgcctcttgcctttcccgctcggtgcgctccttggctgctttgtcttcggcctcggatagcgcttgcttcagggtcgccacctcggtcgtggcccctggcaaattgacgatgatcctgtcattttgcaatcgcgtcttcttttatatatacatatctatagacagggtattacttacccttgttttcctcgagttgcctcttggcaaggccaagctctttcttcaccccctcgaggtcctgcttcaatgtggcgacctccgcagtctgtgcggcagaggccagcagcgaagcctgcatacgcatatagacatacttatgttagactcctgcgatattgtttgatcatctattcggcttttctttgtgaacaccgaacagagcatcaggggctactgtctatgcggtaatatttttcctatattttaaatacttacctcaaagcctgttagaaggctggcacaggcttcagtcagtccgctcttagcggactgaaccttcttgatcatcgcactcataatagtgcggtgctcttcgtcaatggaagcgccgcgaagcgctcccagtagattgtccggtgcctctggatgggcagaggtcaccggcacaggcgtctttcccctcttggaaggaggccgcctgcccgagtccggaaccactggaggttctggcgcggtgttcggctgagggcctaactcggagccctcgggggcTTTGCTCCGCCTgctcttcatcttcctcctcgtcttcgggggaggagtgtgtcgcggagttatcggacgatgagtccgataacacctggcgtcgggagctctttcgggttcccttggccttcttggtcttctccggcaccttgtaaggagccggagtcagcatctccatcaggagagcgtgtgctaggccttcgggcaaaggagccaaACAGTCGATCTGTCCTGCCGTCTCCTGCCAGTGTTGTCAAAGGtatgggagcttagatcccgcatagagtcaaactatgaaaaacaagtatcctatAAGAGGTAAAATAGCTTaccgcgatcctcggtagtgggagggggaacctcggcacccttgaatagcaccttcca containing:
- the LOC125512743 gene encoding uncharacterized protein LOC125512743 isoform X2, which encodes MSARAGPDPNSEKSVAWPDLWGSLERAGALATELAAAAEERARLARRLEAALEVRRESVRQGAALDELSRQLERRRARVDELAVARRRAAEGVEWCKEQMQAQIEWVLPLSRALAAAHRQVQEAKELKSAEKARLGDLQRLLRTRQQSMVAQVAALYPVRVFRDLPTAENHHSRTNVFIRTTTTGSMPTRPSSSPWRTTRTPQAQSALAAASTTTTSSSPTRSMMASGPLSPSAAAAAAPSTAWVGLVGSASLFPISG
- the LOC125512743 gene encoding uncharacterized protein LOC125512743 isoform X1 — translated: MSARAGPDPNSEKSVAWPDLWGSLERAGALATELAAAAEERARLARRLEAALEVRRESVRQGAALDELSRQLERRRARVDELAVARRRAAEGVEWCKEQMQAQIEWVLPLSRALAAAHRQVQEAKELKSAEKARLGDLQRLLRTRQQSMVAQVAALYPVRVFRDLPTAENHHSRTNVFIRTTTTGSMPTRPSSSPWRTTRTPQAQSALAAASTTTTSSSPTRSMMASGPLSPSAAAAAAPSTAWVGLVGSASLFPISGSTSFLLESTI
- the LOC125512743 gene encoding uncharacterized protein LOC125512743 isoform X3, whose translation is MSARAGPDPNSEKSVAWPDLWGSLERAGALATELAAAAEERARLARRLEAALEVRRESVRQGAALDELSRQLERRRARVDELAVARRRAAEGVEWCKEQMQAQIEWVLPLSRALAAAHRQVQEAKELKSAEKARLGDLQRLLRTRQQSMVAQVAALYPVRVFRDLPTAENHHSRTNVIAKNDRDEIQRQE